DNA sequence from the Fimbriimonadaceae bacterium genome:
TGGGAAGACCCGCCACCGAGAAAGAGATTTCCGACGAGATGGGCATCCCCGCTCAAGACGTATCCGAACTCCTCGTCCGAATGGGCCGCACCAACGTTTACAGCCTCGACGACATTTTGACTACTGGCGACGGCGACGATCATATCCACTTCGTCGAGCTGATCGTCGATGAAGACTCCAATCCAGCCGGAGAGATCGAAGGCCGCGAGGTCCGCCGAGTACTCGCTTCCGGCGTTGACAAGCTTCCCGATCGCGAGCGGCTCGTCGTTGCCCTCTACTACTTCGAAGGTTTGACATTCAAAGAGATCGGCAAAGTGCTGGGCGTGAGCGAGTCTCGCGTTTATCAGCTCCATACACAAGCCATGAACCGGCTTCGAAACCACATGCATTCGGAGGGGACGGTTCCGGCAAGGTAGGTAACAGCCCATGGCTGACATCATCCGTGTTCAGCCGACCACTGCGATACCGAAGGTCCAGAACCAGACCTACAGAGTCCAAGGCTCCGACGGAGCCGAGGATCATCGACGCCAGCATGAGGAGCAAGAAGCGCCTCATGATAAGCTCGAACTTCACGACGAAATCGTCGAGTCCGAAACGCCGCCCGAGA
Encoded proteins:
- a CDS encoding FliA/WhiG family RNA polymerase sigma factor; this translates as MALSAEQLKRAWIDFKVYKRLDARSELINHYAYLVKITSGRLVTSLPGGLDREDLIGSGVIGLIKSVDQFDPTRDVKFETYAIALIRGAILEMLRDEDWVPRSIREKLKALDRTVMRLETTLGRPATEKEISDEMGIPAQDVSELLVRMGRTNVYSLDDILTTGDGDDHIHFVELIVDEDSNPAGEIEGREVRRVLASGVDKLPDRERLVVALYYFEGLTFKEIGKVLGVSESRVYQLHTQAMNRLRNHMHSEGTVPAR